In the genome of Crassostrea angulata isolate pt1a10 chromosome 6, ASM2561291v2, whole genome shotgun sequence, the window TTGCAACTGAAATTGAAGGAATCAAGAGTGATGATCAGAACGCAATCACACTAGCCTATTTTGACTCTTCCTACGGTGTAAACAAACTTGTGTCTAAACTGCCATTCAATCTACAAGAAAAATGGACTCATAAAGCAAGTGACTATAAATTGCACCATAACGGACAGTTTCCACCATTTACTTACTTCACTTCTTTCCttcaaaatcttgcaaaaatgaaaaatgacccAGGATTCGTATACGAGTCAGATAATCAGAAGCAAACACAGAGAAGTGGTGGACGAAGTGTATACCAAAGAAACCCCCCTCCAAGAAATGTGTCAACTAGAAAGACAGAAGTAGCTGTGTGTCAGTCAGATGTGACAATCTGTCCATTGCATGGAAAAAACCACACCCTAAATGAATGCAGAGCCTTTCGACAGAAACCTCTAGAAGAAAGGATGAAGTTCATTCGCATGAAACAGATTTGTTTTAAGTGTTGTGCAGACCAGCGTCACCTTGCCAAAAACTGCAAATCCAAGGTGCAATGCAGCATCTGTAATGCTTATTCACATCCCACAGCATTACACCCCAACTTGATCCAGGATGAAGGGGAGTCGAGCGCTTCCAAGGTATCAACATCCTGTACACAGATATGTGGAACTACCCGTTCCACCAACAGATCATGCGCCAAGATACTGAAGGTTCGTGTACACCCTAAAAACAAACCGGAGGAAGTTCGGATTGTTTATGCCATAGTGGATGATCAGAGTAATCAAACTCTGGCAACTTCTACACTCTTTGACTTTTTCCATGAAAGAGGCCCAGAACATAACTACATTTTAGTGTCATGTGCCGGGAAGAAACCTGTATTTGGTCGACAAGGTGTAGGATATATTGTGCAATCTATGGACAAGACTTGCTCATTTGAACTTCCTACCCTTCTGGAATGTGATGAAATTCCAAACAACAGGGATGAAATTCCGACCCCCCAGATAGCACGTCAATTCACTCACCTGCAAGATATTGCGTCTTGTATACCACGGATAGACAACAAAGTGCAGATAGAACTGTTGATCGGCAGAGATCTTTTGGAGGTCCACCACGTGATGGAACAGAAAATAGGAAAAGTTTCCTTACCATTTGCGCAGAAGCTTCCACTAGGATGGGTTATACTTGGCAGAGTATGCTTAAATAACACTCATGTCTCAGAAGTCGTTAACACAAACAAGACCTTTGTACTCTCAAACGGAAGGCCTACCCTTTTTGAGCCTTGTGAAAATCAGCTATTTGTAGTCAGCAGTGTTTTCCAGAAAACAGAACACGATGAAAAACTTGGACCATCCATAGACGATAAAAAGTTCATTGAAATTATGAATTCTTCCTTCAAGAAAGATGCAGATGGGCGATGGACTGCACCCCTGCCCTTTAAGGAGAATAGACCCACTCTACCCAATAACAAAACTCAAGCCCTTAAACGAGCTCTGATGTTAGACAACAGCTTTCGACGTAACCCAACGAAGCATCGTCATGCTCAAGATTTCATGCAGAAAATCTTTGACCACGGGCATGCTGAGATAGCACcaccgatttcaatgaattcTGAATGCTGGTACCTACCATTGTTTGGGGTATACCACCCTAAAAAGCCTGACTCCATACGTATGGTCTTCGATTCTTCGGCCAGGCATGAGGGATTAGCATTGAATGATGTTCTGTTCAAGGGGCCAGACCTAACCAACAATCTCTTAGGAGTTCTTCTGCGGTTCCGCAAGGATGAGATAGCCATCACTGGAGACATAGAGCAGATGTTCTATAATTTCAAGGTTACAGAGAAAGACAGAGACTTTTTGAGATTCCTTTGGCACCCTGATGGTGATCTTGATACACCACTCAAGGAATACAGAATGACTGTACACGTATTTGGAAATACACCTTCTCCCTCGATTGCGACGTACGGACTACACAAGGCTGTTCAACATGCAGACACAGATGTACAAGATTTTGTCAACAGGAACTTTTATGTTGACGACGGTCTGACGAGCTGTACCAGTGAAGAAGAGGCCGTCAGTCTGATGAGGAGAACACAACAGGCGCTTAGCATAGGAGGACGACTTCGACTGCATAAGATTGCTTCCAACTCAAAAACCGTTTTGCAGCAGTTTGTTAACGATGATCTCTCCAAAGACCTGAAACACCTTGATTTCGGATGTGACACACTACCAGTCCAGAGAAGTCTAGGTGTTTCCTGGGACACTGAAACCGATTCTATCATATTCCAAGTTTCAAAGGACCTGAAACCCTTTACCCGCAGAGGGGTACTGTCGACAATCAACAGTCTGTTTGACCCGATAGGATTCACGGCTCCTGTCCCATTACAAGGAAAGCTTTTTCTTCGGGAGGTAATGTCAACAGTGAAACAAGTAGGTTGGGATGAACCACTTCAAGAAAACTTCCTCATCCGTTGGGAAAACTGGGTAAACTCGCTTCAGTGTTTAGAGGACATCAGAATTCCCCGCATGTATGGCAAGACCTCAGTGACTTCAGCAGACGATGCCAGTGTCCATATCTTCTGCGATGCTTCAAAGGAAGCCATTGCAGCCGTAGCCTATCTTAGAGTCAGTACCGGCAATGTTACAGATGTAGGATTTTTAGTGGGAAAGGCAAAGGTGGCTCCGACACACGGTCACACCATTCCCCGTTTGGAGTTATGCGCGGGAGTCCTTGCTACTGAATTAGCAGAAACTGTAAAAGAAGAATTGGACATTGCAAAGAGTGCATTCCGCTTTTATTCAGACAGCAGAGTAGTTCTAGGCTACATCTCAGCTGAGGCGAGACGATTTCATGTCTATGTGTGCAATCGTGTGAGTCGCATAAGATCCTTTTGTGGACCTGAGCAGTGGGGCTACATATCTACTGAATCCAACCCAGCTGATATCGCCACCAGAAGTTTTAAGACTTCCAGTCTTCCGCATAGTGTATGGTTACAAGGACCAGAATTTCTTGTCAATGAATATGTTCATGTGAACGAGTATTTCCCTGTAGTCGAGGCGGATGACGATGTAGAGATCAGGAAAGAAGTTGTGAACCTGAAGACTGAGACATCAGATCATCCAGAAAAAGTATTATCCTTGACTGCCAGATTTACGAAATTCTCATCTTGGAATAGTCTCAAGAGAGCTATCACAAACTTAAGGAAGATTGCTGTGCGCTTCcaaagagaaaaacaaaatcatcacTTACCTGTAGAGCAGTTCATCATAAAGGAAGTCCAACATGAAGTGTATCAAGAAGAGGTGCAATCAATCATGAAGGGGAGTAAACCACCTAAAAACAGCTCACTTCTTTCCCTAAATCCTGTCTTAGATCCAAACGGAATCCTTCGAGTTGGAGGACGGCTGCAGCACATCTCCACTAATCGACCATATGAAGACGATCATCATCCAATCATCATACCCAAAGGCCATCATATTGCACTTCTCCTAGTACGTCATTTTCACAGTAACATACAACATCAAGGACGTCACTTAACAGAATGTGCTATAAGAGCAGCTGGCTTTTGGCTTGTGGGTGGAAAGCGACTAATCATTTCTGTGCTTAGAAGTTGCGTCACATGCAAAAAACTTAGAGGCAGCTTTGGCTGGACAAAAATGGCAGACTTACCTAGAGACCGTTTAGAGACCGGGCCACCATTCACATTTGTTGGAATCGACACCTTTGGGCCCTGGCCTATTGTTTACAGGAAGACACGAGGCATGCAAAGAAACCATAACCGCTGGGCCATTCTATTCACATGCATGGTGTCCAGAGCTGTCCACGTCGAACTCATTGAGGAGTTAAGCAGTCCTTCCTTCATCAATGCTCTTCGCAGATTTATGGCCATTCGTGGACCTGTTAAACAATTCAGGTCGGACAGAGGCACCAATTTTGTTGGCGGTGTGAAAGAGCTAGAGTTGGATGCCCAATTTATTGAGAAGGGCCCTGTAGCCAATTACTTGAAGAATAACAGAATTTCTTGGATCTTCAACCCACCCCATGCCTCGCACTTCGGAGGAGTTTGGGAACGTATGATTGGTTGTTGTAGACGGATCCTAGATGCCTTCTTACTACAAAACAAACATGATCTAACACACGAAGTCCTATCAACGTTTATGCTTGAAGTTTGTGCCATTCTAAATGCACGACCTTTAGTGCCAGTATCAACGGACCCAGATAAACCAGAGGTATTATCACCTTGTCAGCTGCTTACTCAAAAGAATCCTTTGGATGATTTTGACCTACCGAGCTGCGACCAGAAAGATGCTATCAAAAACCAGTGGAAAAGAGTACAGTATCTTGCCGACAACTTTTGGACCCGCTGGCGCTCGGAGTACCTTCACCTTCTCCAGACCCGACCAAAATGGAAATTGCCAGGAATCCACTTCAATAAAGGTGACATTGTGCTTCTGAAAGACAGTGAATCCCCCAGAAACCATTGGCCGATGGGAGTAATCGAAGAGGCCTTCAAAAGCGAAGATGAACTCGTTCGCAAGGTCAAAGTGCGGGTAATGCGAGGGGATACGTCCACTTCCTATGTTCGTCCGATCACCCAACTTGTGAAGCTCCTGGAGGTTAAGTGAGTGTGCCACCGAAATATGACAACGTTTGTATTCGTGTGTGGGATCGGATTTATTGTATTATGTACTTTTACATGATATCGGTACCAGTTTAGTATCAgaatattttgtcaaatttgatTATATTTTCACATATTGATATAGTTTGCTTAAATGTTGATTTCTAGTCAAAATCAGAAGGGGAGTGTGTTGTTacttgttttgataatttttcaattttatccgGTTTGAGATTGTTTAGGTTTATCTAATATCCGGAGGGATATTTTTATAATGAGAAAGGCTTCGCGCCATACATCATGGTTTTCTGTTAACCGACTAAACAGGGCTTGGATGTTTATAAACTGTAAGTGTCATGTCTTTACATTGCTAATAGTGTCGAATAATTATGTTACATTTTAAGTGCATCAGTTATTTTTACATGTCACATCATATTTACAGCAGAAATAGAGATTTGTGTATCGGCAGGACGTTAGCATTAAGTAAAACATAGATCGGACTATCTCATTATTTCTCTAACGTGATTTTATTCCAGATATTTTACAATTTGCTGTCTCGATAACTTACCTGAACTCTTTAGAAGTAAATTTGACATGTTATGATTGTTAGATTTTACAGCTAACATTATGCACATGAGTCACGCTCGATTTTTCTAAATTTGGCATAATGTGAAATGTGGATTGTCATGTTGAtgtctgtacatgtacttataaatgTTGTAACTTTTGTAGTTTCTCACCCTCTCCGAGGAGGCAATAAAACAACTCAAGTCTGAAGCTTGTTACTGCAcaatagacctatagttgtagatgtgtttaaactattttgttttgttcgtcgtaacttccggtcgtcaccggaagctcttaaaaaattatgcttttacgcatttaatatatttctcggagaattgaaatataagtttAAATGCTTACATATTGCATCTTTCCGATGTTaactaaacataaaaattctacttccggtgagatatctcaaatatctcatgtagccttttttaaaacaaatgtttgaaccccgagatctcaaaTACTgaaagtgatcaagacacgaaacttacagggatgatagacatttgatagaagatgtgtttaaccgtttttattttgtcgaccgtcacttccggtccacacaggaagagttcaaacaaatcaagttttttaaaagtttaaccagatttctcagagatggctgaatggattttcttgaaatttttagaacTGTGAAGACCGATAATATCTccaggtgtttttttttttattttttcaaaattcacttcctgtcgtccgtttcctgtcccgctacaaaaagctatggacaatgagatctcagaaacaataaagacttgaacctccaaactttgagggatgatagacctatagttgtagacgtgtttaaactattttgttttgtttgtcataacttccggtcgtcaccggaagcacttcaaaaattagtttttacgcattttatttctttaacacaaaattgaaatataagaataagcgctttcatatgtcatctatccgatgattaatacacaaaaaacaattactttcggtgagatatctcaaatatctcagatactatttttaaaacaaatattatttcggcgagatctcagaaactgtaagtgaccaagacacaaaacttacatggctgatagacatttgatagaagatgtgtttaaccgctctcattttgtcaaccgtcacttccggttaacaccggaagagttcaaacaattcaagttggttaagagtttaactgtttttgtttgacaatataAGATATGTTGATAGCCAATAAAGTCCTGTTGTGTAATGGTTAAGAAATACTAACTGTCATTTTCATtaaacacttccgtttgtccgtttcctgtcgagagacaaaaaaccttgtttcCTAGAGAtttcaaaaacggtgacgacttgaacaatcaaactttgtgggatgatagacctatgtatgtacatgtgtatacactattttgttttgatcgGCGTaatttccggtcgtcaccggaagcactttaaaaatttgttttttttttatattttattcattttacataaaatgaaaatatcagtttacaatcttacatatgtcatctatataatgttaaattagcaaataaattttacttccggtgagatatctcaaatgtctctatgtagctttcctttttacaaatttgatatccgcgaaatttttgtcactgtaagcaATTAATACTCGAAACtttcatgattgatagaaatttgattggggatgtgtttaaggggtttaattttgtcaactgtcacttccgattcttaccggaagggttcaaacaaatcatgtttttaacaattttaactgACTTTCctgggtgtttcatctagcctgacaAACATTGTTGTACGCTGAGCAAATGTAtgagaaataccagcttttgtttttattaatcacttcaGTTTatccgtttccggtcccgagacaaaaaatattgtttcaaagagatcttagatacatgtatatcaaaacggaagacctttttgttgcttttgcaactaGAGTCTAGTTTTTTCTATTACTGGAATTATACAACACTTGAATGTCATAGAATTGTTCAGTAAGCTTATTTATGGCAACTGatttatacataatatttttaagaacCCTTATATATCCCAAAAGAATTgacctacatgtacttattaccCAAATACAAGTTCAATTAAATTCTTTATTCGCTCAagccagttcactggtatttgaggttcaaaatcagtatatacaaatgtacacgacACACAGTCAAGGataacatgtacagtaggagtaataatgacaaaaaaaggttaaaatcacaatacaataggttgttaaagttgttttctggaagaacagactttgaaaatgttcttgataaatattgacaagtgtttctacatgtacattaaaagtattcatgagTGAAATATTATTTCTGTGATCATATTTGTACAATTAAAGGATATCTCtccaaattatgtaatttttctgcCAATGAAGCTTAACTTGTATTTGGCCTGTCTTCTTTTGGAGACCCGTCTCTTCATGGTTTACTTCCAAAGTGAGGTGTGAAACCCTCGTTGTATTACTAGAGGATCTCTTCATTATCTTCTCCTAATTAGCACCTATCTAGAGAGGGAGCAGGATACGGTGGGGgtgttgttttaacaatttaattcaTGTCATACACAAAGTAAATGaaagtctttaccgtttcttTGATCTctaattagaaaattaattatagaaaataatatgatgtgacaaaataatatgacatttagaaaataattaattatgcatAAGATGCAGATTAtacttctttataatttttaaagtaaatgaagttttaattaataaaatgtaaattataattaacttaTACAAATGTATGCTGGTGCCTAAaccattattcatttaaaaaataaaatgaaaattataattaacttaaaaaaatgtaGGCTGGTGCCTACTTCTTGGGGCCTAAACATGTTCGGGCCTAAGCGTCTTATCAATGAagggcctaaacatcttggggcctaaaAGTCTTGCTACCTATCAGTCAGCTGTTCAAATGTTTTCACAGTACAGAGAATCAACATTATCAGTTATTGATAGTGAATAAAAGATTAATTCTTCATGTTATGAACTATATGTgctaaaaaatcatcaatacaaACATATAACCTATTTCCTTACAAATATACTGTTCAAGCTAATGTGCATGAAAGTGTTACActaaaaatcattttgtgaGTAAATGTTGGTAAATAAGCTTGTCCTATGCTAGAGTTAACTCAGGGCCCTCTATGCGGTTAACCTTACCATTTATCATGGTTAATTTCATTtgagaaaattcaaattaaacttGTGATTATTTAATTACAAACACTAACTGAATTAacaatgaataatgtttatgtttgaataaattAGGAATATTGTGTAGCTATTCCGCGTATAGGCTAGGCGATATTGTTTTCACGTGGATAATATACGAGCATAATAATCTGTAACGTTAACataatacattattatactttcatgataaatactgaaatctgattggtttagacccagttgataatccgttctattaccctcagcgttagcaacacactcagcaacgggtaacacaacgaaatgttacatgcgcgtaaattatgcgcgtacggttcgccgtggaattcacatcatttatataaaaaagcagtaaaaaaatctctaaaattaaagcaatatgagctgtattttttagaatttcatttttctgtaaACACCTGCTAATATGTTAGTCTGcttataacttaaacttttatgataaataagattaaaaaaaatcattaatttttcagAGGAAAGATATCTCTTCTAAGGaacatatagcaaatcaatttttgtacaggacgacaatactTCAATTTAGCTCCAATTAAGGCTCCGTAAcggcccttttcacaaaaatttggcgaaaagaaatttaaaaaccatatttttgtcattttggtagaaaataacattttcgttaaaaaaaatttcaacatgaaaactgctgctcatattgctttaagacattcagtataataaaataaataatgcctgtttgggaggataacagttgaaattgacacccctggTATATCGGTTGATAGAATTGCTCACATCATATTTAGATTTCATGTGATGTGTTCATTATTGTtacaaattcttattttttccccattttttcaaatcatgaaaaAGTAAGATTTCTAAATACACACAGTTACATAAGATATGAAATTGTCAAGTTaagtaacattaatttaaattttcaagattagaataaaatgttgacaagtTTCACctgatataaattttttatatagaataatcCATTTATAGAAGGTTTTGTCTGTCTATGTTGCATACGCTTTCATAATATGcctatatgaattttatttgtctACATGTAGCTTCTTAAAATCATCCTTTCATATGAGTCCTTCTTATATGTTATAAGTAATAGTACCAGTAATATCAgttggtttttttaatacagactTTTCAAACCTCCAAGAGAGATGAGAACATCACTGGTATGTGTTACATGTAACGAGGTCATTCCTAATACAAGACACAATGCGGAAAAATATAAGACTTATGTAAGGAACTGAAACCATGAGTGATGAAGAGATAATCAGATTAATGTTTCTCTTATGTTCATCATGATAAAGCCTTTCCCGATTGATGACCTGGATCATTTATTTGGTAATTTAaggatgacaatatttatttgaacatttatgatataatattaagacAATTAATAAGCAACACAACATATCCTGAAAtatgaaactggaccaaaccaGTGATATTTATTAggccaaaaaaaccccaacataTCAAAATGACAATGGAAGATAACTCTAAATGTTTTTAGATAATAATAAAACTTTAGCAAAATACACAAGCATACAAAATCTTGTAAACAATACACTCCCCGTCTGATATCTTTAGATATTACTATCcaacatatttacaaaataaccaAAAATTCCAAACAAAACAGAATACCAAACAGTTCTGAATAACATGAAGCACTGTTACAAATATTCAAATCGCCATCAAGTGCACAGTCTCTGTAACCGGGCGCGTGTAGAATGTGTTAACGCCATTCTTCTTCACACGAAGTTGTACTTTACGGACTTTCTTGTCTGACACACTTGGGAACACTTGATCCACTACTGCCATCTTCCAGTCACAGCGATGGGCTGAACTGTCCTTCAATAAAACGACATCGCCGACGGATAGGTTTCTTTGGTGCTGTGTCCACTTTTGTCGACTTTGAAGAGTGACTAAATATTCCTTACGCCATCGTTTCCAGAAGAGGTGTGCGAGTAGTTGAACTCTTTTCCATTGCGCTTTGAAGGCATCTTTCTCGTCAAATGGTCCAGGCGGTTCTCCTCCTTTGTCCGTTTTCTGGGTCAGAAGGGTATATGGAGTGAGAATAAATGGGTACTCTGGATCGGTTCGAACTGGCACTAGTGGTCTTGAATTAATAATGGCACTAGCCTCAGCTAGGAGCGTAACGAGGGTCTCGTGTGTCAACTTCTTTGCTGTACCAGTAATCAACAATGAATCTAGTATCCGTCTTGTAAGGCCTATCATTCTCTCCCATGCGCCTGACCCATGTGGTATGAGTGTGGTGAGTTGAATATCCATACTGTTCT includes:
- the LOC128186625 gene encoding uncharacterized protein LOC128186625; translation: MDIGTCSLPDRHLRSVRTLTQQALMLFEDKVEKYNDQLRDVRRDIETVILEFEDVRPTEENVLRAMKSDLIHFANQYNSLSNEYVSYLKGTRTAASLREEASHRLVASSVRGKVDYMITEIESRLTDNVPSYTQFAESNGQTEGLPLRVKEEVVRNLSYSSLNKESSVGKRRHSVTSQVPSTTGSNLSTIIQRQAAKVGLQTAKLDLKFAEEEAELLRKQAAIEAERKILESRKAVAVAQTTFEALETLANDTEKGEILEECAEKEQCQQDTLERTKQYVRNLKENREDQVSVSSIRSFKNFCNPKHSTPCEKNQDLTSNLNPSAKPFSPYGFDHLTRYIAKKDLISSRFSTYDDNPTHYSSWKATFQNIVTEVQASPLEHLDLLVRWLGPDSTKQVQSIRSANVQDPEKALKLAWERLDTRFGSPEIIQHTLQQRILDFPKLQNHQRKEFFDLADLATEIEGIKSDDQNAITLAYFDSSYGVNKLVSKLPFNLQEKWTHKASDYKLHHNGQFPPFTYFTSFLQNLAKMKNDPGFVYESDNQKQTQRSGGRSVYQRNPPPRNVSTRKTEVAVCQSDVTICPLHGKNHTLNECRAFRQKPLEERMKFIRMKQICFKCCADQRHLAKNCKSKVQCSICNAYSHPTALHPNLIQDEGESSASKVSTSCTQICGTTRSTNRSCAKILKVRVHPKNKPEEVRIVYAIVDDQSNQTLATSTLFDFFHERGPEHNYILVSCAGKKPVFGRQGVGYIVQSMDKTCSFELPTLLECDEIPNNRDEIPTPQIARQFTHLQDIASCIPRIDNKVQIELLIGRDLLEVHHVMEQKIGKVSLPFAQKLPLGWVILGRVCLNNTHVSEVVNTNKTFVLSNGRPTLFEPCENQLFVVSSVFQKTEHDEKLGPSIDDKKFIEIMNSSFKKDADGRWTAPLPFKENRPTLPNNKTQALKRALMLDNSFRRNPTKHRHAQDFMQKIFDHGHAEIAPPISMNSECWYLPLFGVYHPKKPDSIRMVFDSSARHEGLALNDVLFKGPDLTNNLLGVLLRFRKDEIAITGDIEQMFYNFKVTEKDRDFLRFLWHPDGDLDTPLKEYRMTVHVFGNTPSPSIATYGLHKAVQHADTDVQDFVNRNFYVDDGLTSCTSEEEAVSLMRRTQQALSIGGRLRLHKIASNSKTVLQQFVNDDLSKDLKHLDFGCDTLPVQRSLGVSWDTETDSIIFQVSKDLKPFTRRGVLSTINSLFDPIGFTAPVPLQGKLFLREVMSTVKQVGWDEPLQENFLIRWENWVNSLQCLEDIRIPRMYGKTSVTSADDASVHIFCDASKEAIAAVAYLRVSTGNVTDVGFLVGKAKVAPTHGHTIPRLELCAGVLATELAETVKEELDIAKSAFRFYSDSRVVLGYISAEARRFHVYVCNRVSRIRSFCGPEQWGYISTESNPADIATRSFKTSSLPHSVWLQGPEFLVNEYVHVNEYFPVVEADDDVEIRKEVVNLKTETSDHPEKVLSLTARFTKFSSWNSLKRAITNLRKIAVRFQREKQNHHLPVEQFIIKEVQHEVYQEEVQSIMKGSKPPKNSSLLSLNPVLDPNGILRVGGRLQHISTNRPYEDDHHPIIIPKGHHIALLLVRHFHSNIQHQGRHLTECAIRAAGFWLVGGKRLIISVLRSCVTCKKLRGSFGWTKMADLPRDRLETGPPFTFVGIDTFGPWPIVYRKTRGMQRNHNRWAILFTCMVSRAVHVELIEELSSPSFINALRRFMAIRGPVKQFRSDRGTNFVGGVKELELDAQFIEKGPVANYLKNNRISWIFNPPHASHFGGVWERMIGCCRRILDAFLLQNKHDLTHEVLSTFMLEVCAILNARPLVPVSTDPDKPEVLSPCQLLTQKNPLDDFDLPSCDQKDAIKNQWKRVQYLADNFWTRWRSEYLHLLQTRPKWKLPGIHFNKGDIVLLKDSESPRNHWPMGVIEEAFKSEDELVRKVKVRVMRGDTSTSYVRPITQLVKLLEVK